One genomic segment of Thalassospiraceae bacterium LMO-SO8 includes these proteins:
- a CDS encoding monovalent cation/H+ antiporter subunit D family protein, producing the protein MTAFYAYFLSLPFAAAIEPHLPILQVVVPLLCAPVCVLLRDAKLSWLWATIVTWVAFFIALVLLGKVLASGLIIYELGSWPAPWGIEYRIDAANALVLVIVTAIAAVTLPYAKASVEKEVARPRIYLFYLMYMLCMTGLLGITTTADAFNLFVFLEISSLSSYVLISLGRNRRALTASYRYLIMGTLGATFYIIGVGMMYMMTGSLNMADLATLLPAVDHTRTVLAAFAFVVVGLGLKLAMFPLHTWLPNAYAFAPSAVTVFLASTATKVAIYALLRLVFTVFGGTDLFIGTDIRLMLIVVALVGMFAGAFVAIFQTDVKRMLAYSSVSQVGYMVLGIGMATAAGLTGGIVHLFNHAVMKGAAFMAVGAMFYVVGSVKLDDLAGIGKRMPVTTAVFLVAGLSLIGTPLTVGFISKWQLVQASLALGWWYVAAGILLSSLLAIVYVWRVVEVAYLKAPPEGAVRRSEAPLSMMVPMIVLAAATIWFGIDGDTTLRIAGEAANALMGPASGGKP; encoded by the coding sequence GTGACCGCCTTCTACGCCTATTTCCTGTCGCTGCCCTTTGCCGCCGCGATCGAACCGCACCTGCCCATCTTGCAGGTCGTCGTGCCGCTTCTGTGCGCGCCGGTCTGCGTGCTGCTGCGCGACGCCAAGCTGAGCTGGCTGTGGGCGACGATCGTCACCTGGGTCGCCTTCTTCATCGCCCTGGTCCTGCTGGGCAAGGTGCTGGCCAGCGGCCTGATCATCTATGAACTCGGCAGTTGGCCGGCGCCCTGGGGCATCGAATACCGCATCGATGCGGCCAACGCCCTGGTCCTGGTCATCGTCACGGCGATCGCCGCCGTCACCCTGCCCTACGCCAAGGCAAGCGTGGAGAAAGAGGTCGCCCGGCCGCGCATCTACCTGTTCTACCTGATGTACATGCTGTGCATGACGGGCCTGCTCGGCATCACGACCACGGCGGACGCCTTCAACCTGTTCGTGTTCCTGGAAATCTCGTCCCTGTCGAGCTACGTGCTGATCAGCCTGGGCCGCAACCGCCGCGCCCTGACGGCATCCTACCGCTATCTGATCATGGGCACCCTGGGGGCGACCTTCTACATCATCGGCGTCGGCATGATGTACATGATGACGGGTTCGCTCAACATGGCCGATCTGGCGACGCTGCTGCCGGCCGTGGACCACACGCGCACGGTGCTCGCCGCCTTCGCCTTCGTGGTGGTCGGCCTGGGGCTGAAGCTCGCGATGTTCCCGCTGCACACCTGGCTGCCCAACGCCTATGCCTTCGCCCCCTCGGCGGTCACCGTGTTCCTCGCCTCGACGGCGACCAAGGTCGCGATCTATGCCTTGCTGCGCCTCGTCTTCACCGTGTTCGGCGGCACCGACCTGTTCATCGGCACGGACATCAGGCTGATGCTGATCGTCGTCGCCCTGGTCGGCATGTTCGCGGGTGCCTTCGTCGCGATCTTCCAGACCGACGTGAAACGCATGCTGGCCTATTCCAGCGTGTCGCAGGTCGGCTACATGGTGCTGGGCATCGGCATGGCCACCGCGGCGGGCCTGACCGGGGGCATCGTCCATCTGTTCAACCATGCCGTCATGAAGGGCGCCGCCTTCATGGCCGTGGGCGCCATGTTCTACGTCGTCGGGTCGGTCAAGCTCGACGACCTTGCCGGCATCGGCAAACGCATGCCGGTAACCACCGCGGTGTTCCTGGTCGCCGGCCTGTCGTTGATCGGCACGCCGCTGACGGTCGGCTTCATTTCCAAATGGCAGTTAGTGCAGGCTTCCCTCGCCCTCGGCTGGTGGTATGTCGCGGCGGGCATCCTGCTGTCGTCGCTGCTTGCCATCGTCTACGTCTGGCGGGTGGTCGAAGTCGCTTATCTCAAGGCCCCGCCCGAAGGCGCCGTCCGGCGCAGTGAGGCGCCGCTGTCCATGATGGTGCCGATGATCGTGCTGGCCGCCGCCACCATCTGGTTCGGCATCGACGGCGACACCACCCTGCGCATCGCCGGTGAGGCGGCCAACGCCCTCATGGGTCCCGCCAGTGGAGGCAAGCCATGA
- a CDS encoding proton-conducting transporter membrane subunit — protein MTGLLAGWAPGDALILALVIPVIGAFLVLALGRWENARDGASLLTAACLFYVVAQFYPIVAAGGRPDIVLFDMVPGLSIRLTLEPLGMIFAGIASFLWIITTLYAIGYMRGHHEENQTRFFFFFAIAIASAIGVALAGNMLTLFVFYEVLSISTFPLVAHHGTEEAKRSGRIYLGILLSTSIGFLLFGMIWTWQVAGTLDFVRGGVFNAEQAQGPMIAVLLALYAFGIGKAALMPFHRWLPAAMVAPTPVSALLHAVAVVKAGVFSVVKVIVYIFGIDILNAAPGTDFLIYVAGFTIIAASVVALRQDNLKRRLAYSTVSQLSYVVIAAAILTPISVAGAAIHIAAHAFGKITLFFAAGAIMVTSNKTEVSQLNGIGRRMPLTMTAFALGALSMIGLPPTAGFVSKWFILQGAAQAEQWTAIAIIVASTLLNMGYFIPIVYAAFMKPEDRPEGEAAAGHGKNADKAAADGHDGHDDHGHDHHAIKYDHGEAAFPMACAMAVTAGMTFILFLKPDLAVGLAQQLTGIAP, from the coding sequence ATGACCGGACTTCTTGCCGGCTGGGCGCCGGGCGACGCCCTGATCCTGGCCCTCGTCATTCCGGTCATCGGGGCCTTTCTGGTGTTGGCCCTTGGCCGTTGGGAAAACGCCCGCGACGGCGCCAGCCTGCTGACCGCCGCCTGCCTGTTCTACGTGGTTGCCCAATTCTACCCCATCGTCGCGGCCGGCGGCCGGCCCGACATCGTGCTGTTCGACATGGTGCCGGGGCTGTCGATCCGCCTGACGCTGGAACCGCTCGGCATGATCTTCGCGGGCATCGCCAGCTTCCTGTGGATCATCACGACGCTGTACGCCATCGGCTACATGCGCGGCCATCACGAGGAAAACCAGACCCGGTTCTTCTTCTTCTTCGCCATCGCCATCGCCTCGGCCATCGGCGTCGCCCTGGCCGGCAACATGCTGACCTTGTTCGTGTTCTACGAAGTACTGTCGATCTCCACCTTCCCACTGGTTGCCCATCACGGGACCGAGGAAGCCAAGCGCTCGGGCCGGATCTATCTCGGCATCCTGCTGTCGACCTCCATCGGCTTCCTGTTGTTCGGCATGATCTGGACCTGGCAGGTCGCCGGGACCCTGGATTTCGTCCGGGGCGGCGTGTTCAACGCCGAACAGGCCCAGGGCCCGATGATCGCGGTGTTGCTGGCGCTCTACGCCTTCGGCATCGGCAAGGCGGCGCTCATGCCGTTCCACCGCTGGCTGCCGGCGGCCATGGTCGCGCCGACCCCGGTCTCGGCCCTGCTGCACGCGGTCGCGGTCGTCAAGGCGGGCGTGTTCTCCGTGGTCAAGGTCATCGTCTACATCTTCGGGATCGACATCCTGAACGCCGCACCCGGCACGGATTTCCTCATCTACGTCGCGGGCTTCACCATCATCGCCGCCTCCGTCGTGGCGCTGCGCCAGGACAACCTGAAACGGCGGCTGGCCTATTCCACGGTCAGCCAGTTGTCCTACGTGGTGATCGCGGCGGCGATCCTGACCCCGATCTCGGTGGCCGGCGCCGCGATCCATATTGCGGCCCATGCGTTCGGCAAAATCACCCTGTTCTTCGCCGCCGGCGCGATCATGGTCACGTCGAACAAGACGGAGGTCAGCCAGCTCAACGGGATCGGCCGGCGCATGCCGCTGACCATGACCGCCTTCGCCCTTGGCGCGCTCAGCATGATCGGGCTGCCGCCGACGGCGGGTTTCGTATCCAAGTGGTTCATCCTGCAAGGCGCCGCCCAGGCGGAGCAATGGACCGCGATCGCGATCATCGTCGCATCGACCCTGCTCAACATGGGCTACTTCATTCCCATCGTGTATGCCGCCTTCATGAAGCCGGAAGACCGTCCCGAGGGTGAAGCCGCCGCCGGGCACGGCAAGAACGCCGACAAGGCGGCCGCCGACGGGCATGACGGTCACGACGACCACGGTCACGATCATCACGCCATCAAGTACGACCACGGCGAAGCCGCCTTCCCCATGGCCTGCGCCATGGCGGTCACCGCGGGCATGACCTTCATTCTGTTCCTGAAACCGGACCTGGCCGTCGGCCTGGCCCAGCAGCTGACGGGGATCGCGCCATGA
- a CDS encoding Na(+)/H(+) antiporter subunit D: MTMPIEWLAQYPFPPALILILGGLLLPLLPTSFRPAAVLGLPLATLVVGLSIPDGVLLYYPFIGYELELVQGDRLGRLFSTIFSIMAFAGGLYAFRNSKMMELSAAFVYAGGAVGVAFAGDLITMFVFWEIMAIGSTLVIWSARTKASQGAAMRYLAVHLFGGVVLMAGIVAHVATTGSIEFAAIKLDGIGAWLMLIGFLINAGAPPFSSWIPDAYPESSPFGMVFLSAFTTKTAVFVLIRTFAGAEVLIYVGVYMACYGIIYALLENDMRRILAYSIVNQVGFMICGIGIGTEMALNGASAHAFAHIIYKALLIMSAGAVLQQTGKRKCTDLGGLFQSMPLTCICGTIGALAISSFPWTSGFVSKSMINTAAATEHLAFVWYMLMAASAGVFLHAGIKFPWFVFFQKDSGMRPPDPAWNMKAAMIFFAFLCIALGVYPDPLYALLPYKVEYEPYTFAHVAEMLQLLLFSGLAFFLLLPMMKRTLTISLDFDWFYRVAGPFVVGRLVQGLAAVGTAVEATLTKMVVDTITVIRRHHGPEGFMAKTLHLSSMVFWVVAALAFVLILDFARGV, from the coding sequence ATGACGATGCCGATTGAGTGGCTCGCCCAGTATCCCTTCCCGCCGGCCCTGATCCTGATCCTGGGCGGTCTCCTGTTACCGCTGCTGCCCACCAGCTTCCGCCCCGCCGCCGTGCTCGGCCTGCCGCTCGCGACGCTGGTCGTGGGCCTCAGCATTCCCGATGGCGTGCTGCTCTATTATCCGTTCATCGGCTATGAACTTGAACTGGTCCAGGGTGATCGCCTGGGCCGGTTGTTCTCCACCATCTTCTCGATCATGGCTTTCGCGGGCGGGCTCTACGCCTTCCGCAATTCCAAGATGATGGAGTTGTCGGCCGCCTTCGTCTACGCGGGCGGTGCCGTCGGCGTCGCTTTCGCGGGCGACCTGATCACCATGTTCGTGTTCTGGGAAATCATGGCGATCGGCTCGACCCTGGTCATCTGGTCGGCCCGCACCAAGGCGTCGCAGGGTGCGGCCATGCGCTACCTCGCGGTTCACCTATTCGGCGGCGTGGTGCTGATGGCCGGCATCGTCGCCCATGTGGCCACCACGGGGTCGATCGAATTCGCCGCGATCAAGCTGGACGGCATCGGCGCCTGGCTGATGCTGATCGGCTTCCTGATCAACGCGGGCGCCCCGCCGTTTTCCAGCTGGATCCCCGACGCCTATCCGGAATCCAGCCCCTTCGGCATGGTGTTCCTGTCCGCCTTCACGACCAAGACCGCCGTGTTCGTGCTGATCCGCACCTTCGCGGGAGCCGAAGTCCTGATCTATGTCGGCGTCTACATGGCCTGTTACGGGATCATCTACGCGCTGCTTGAAAACGACATGCGCCGCATCCTCGCCTACTCCATCGTCAACCAGGTCGGGTTCATGATCTGCGGCATCGGCATCGGCACGGAAATGGCGCTGAACGGTGCGTCGGCCCATGCCTTCGCGCACATCATCTACAAGGCGCTGCTGATCATGTCGGCGGGGGCCGTCCTGCAACAGACGGGCAAGCGTAAATGCACGGACCTGGGCGGCCTGTTCCAAAGCATGCCGCTGACCTGCATCTGCGGCACCATCGGGGCGCTTGCCATTTCGTCCTTCCCTTGGACATCGGGCTTCGTGTCCAAATCCATGATCAACACCGCCGCCGCGACGGAGCATCTGGCCTTCGTGTGGTACATGCTGATGGCCGCCTCGGCCGGCGTGTTCCTGCACGCAGGCATCAAGTTCCCCTGGTTCGTGTTCTTCCAGAAGGATTCCGGCATGCGCCCGCCCGACCCGGCGTGGAACATGAAGGCGGCGATGATCTTCTTCGCCTTCCTGTGCATCGCGCTCGGCGTCTATCCGGACCCGCTTTATGCGCTCCTGCCCTACAAGGTCGAGTACGAGCCCTATACCTTCGCGCATGTCGCCGAGATGTTGCAGTTGCTCCTGTTCTCGGGCCTCGCGTTCTTCCTGCTGCTGCCGATGATGAAGCGCACGCTGACCATCTCGCTCGACTTCGATTGGTTCTACCGGGTCGCCGGGCCGTTCGTCGTCGGCCGTCTGGTGCAGGGATTGGCCGCCGTCGGCACCGCCGTCGAAGCGACACTGACCAAGATGGTGGTCGATACGATCACGGTCATCCGCCGTCACCATGGCCCCGAAGGGTTCATGGCCAAGACCCTGCATCTCAGTTCGATGGTGTTCTGGGTGGTGGCCGCACTGGCCTTCGTGCTGATCCTGGACTTCGCCCGGGGCGTCTGA
- a CDS encoding transglutaminase family protein has protein sequence MHLTVKHVTQFKFAEAATHSIQYIRMTPRADLCQRVRHWEITASGRLTPWIDGFDNHVHVATFDGEHDEVRVTVSGEITTSDTNGILPMDDGLPPYIFLTPTDYTDADDGIRKFAKPIAKVLESQGALAAGHALMAAVAEAVEYQAGQTTVETKASEALAAGKGVCQDQAHLFIAAARHLGLPTRYVSGYLAAGQGNDSHLASHAWAETLVEGLGWVSFDPANDQCATDAYIRLALGLDYGTACPIRGLRSGGGLEEMDVNLRIDEQ, from the coding sequence ATGCATCTGACCGTCAAGCACGTCACCCAGTTCAAGTTCGCGGAAGCGGCGACCCATTCGATTCAGTACATTCGGATGACGCCGCGCGCCGACCTGTGCCAGCGGGTCCGCCACTGGGAGATCACGGCGAGCGGGCGGCTGACTCCATGGATCGACGGTTTCGACAACCATGTCCACGTCGCGACCTTTGACGGGGAGCACGACGAGGTGCGCGTCACCGTCAGCGGCGAGATCACGACGTCGGATACCAACGGCATCCTGCCCATGGACGACGGGCTGCCGCCTTATATCTTTCTCACGCCGACGGACTACACGGATGCCGATGACGGAATCCGCAAGTTCGCCAAGCCGATCGCCAAGGTTCTTGAATCGCAGGGGGCGCTTGCCGCGGGCCATGCATTGATGGCCGCGGTGGCCGAGGCCGTGGAATATCAGGCCGGTCAGACCACGGTGGAGACCAAGGCTTCCGAGGCGCTGGCCGCCGGCAAGGGCGTGTGCCAGGATCAGGCGCATCTGTTCATCGCCGCCGCCCGGCACCTGGGCTTGCCCACGCGCTACGTATCCGGATACCTGGCGGCGGGGCAGGGCAATGACAGCCATCTGGCGAGCCACGCCTGGGCGGAAACCCTGGTTGAGGGGTTGGGCTGGGTCAGCTTCGATCCGGCCAACGATCAATGCGCGACGGACGCCTATATCCGGCTGGCGCTCGGGCTCGATTACGGCACGGCCTGCCCGATCCGGGGGCTGCGCTCGGGCGGCGGGCTCGAGGAAATGGACGTCAATCTGCGCATCGACGAGCAGTAG
- a CDS encoding alpha-E domain-containing protein, whose protein sequence is MLSSTADNLFWMARYMERSENTARLLTGLYHMSLLPARRGAQAGLWEGLFQSEDERNAYLAKYDSFKTDPVLTYMVLDRDNSSSIRSCVWSARENVRATRHVLTTDMWETVNSTWLDIAQTTYADMQDMGHHEFLEWIKVRSHLFRGVAHGTMRRGEAFEFWRMGVFIERAENTIRLLAARAHTFKPTGPVSREDTATLDYYQWGTLLRSVNAYKAYREIYKSQIDPRRVVELLTLNAEIPRSVMACVEEICEVLEGLRPRSRCFEQSRDLLNRLQSARIDRVYRTGMARFLEDYRAGLHDLSLQIQKDFLMIQ, encoded by the coding sequence ATGTTATCGAGCACCGCCGACAACCTGTTCTGGATGGCGCGCTACATGGAGCGTTCGGAGAATACCGCGCGTCTTCTGACCGGGCTGTATCACATGTCCCTGCTGCCGGCGCGGCGGGGCGCACAGGCGGGCCTGTGGGAAGGGCTGTTCCAGTCCGAGGACGAGCGTAACGCCTACCTTGCGAAATACGATTCCTTCAAGACCGACCCGGTGCTGACTTACATGGTTCTTGATCGCGATAATTCGTCGAGCATCCGGTCCTGCGTGTGGTCGGCGCGCGAGAATGTACGCGCCACGCGCCACGTCCTGACCACGGACATGTGGGAGACCGTCAATTCGACTTGGCTGGACATCGCCCAGACCACCTATGCCGACATGCAGGACATGGGGCACCACGAGTTCCTGGAATGGATCAAGGTGCGTTCGCACCTGTTCCGCGGGGTCGCCCACGGCACCATGCGGCGCGGCGAAGCCTTTGAATTCTGGCGCATGGGAGTGTTCATCGAACGGGCGGAAAACACCATTCGCCTGCTCGCCGCCCGCGCCCATACCTTCAAGCCGACGGGTCCCGTTTCGCGTGAGGACACGGCGACCCTCGATTACTACCAGTGGGGCACGTTGCTGCGTTCGGTCAACGCCTACAAGGCCTATCGGGAAATCTACAAAAGCCAGATCGACCCGCGCCGGGTCGTCGAACTGCTGACCCTGAACGCGGAAATCCCGCGCTCGGTCATGGCCTGTGTCGAGGAGATTTGTGAAGTTCTGGAAGGCCTGCGGCCGCGGTCGCGGTGTTTCGAACAATCGCGCGACCTTCTCAACCGCCTACAGTCGGCGCGCATCGACCGTGTCTACCGCACGGGCATGGCGCGGTTCCTGGAAGATTACCGGGCCGGCCTGCACGACCTCAGCCTGCAAATCCAAAAAGACTTCCTGATGATCCAATGA